One window of Fusarium keratoplasticum isolate Fu6.1 chromosome 2, whole genome shotgun sequence genomic DNA carries:
- a CDS encoding Phosphomevalonate kinase codes for MSTRNPTVAVSAPGKVFLAGGYLVLDQQYTAFVFGLDARINIIAGEIHTTPGVQLTEIVVDSPQFLEAQWRYGYHLAEEGGGIKVTQLQVGAKINPNPFVETTLSYALTYIDRVAGQRPTHSMTSARLIILADNDYYSHSEVKGSKGGRFARFPVTLGEANKTGLGSSAALVTSLTASLLAHYLPRDLFDIDSDKGRRTLHNLAQAAHCAAQGKVGSGFDVATAVYGSCRYRRFSPATLSKIPEPGAAGFADALVKLVDGESEWDVEILKDAVIMPKGVVLRMCDVDCGSKTVGMVKKVLAWKAQNPEASKELWDELQRRNEQFIATLNAGDVEQLPSRIAAVRELIRKMGDASEVPIEPESQTELIDGLSTVEGVYGGVVPGAGGFDAVALLMRDDEETKQRVEEFLKRWAQDKGTKVKLLAVKGEMQGVRSESLDVYAGWV; via the exons ATGTCCACCCGCAACCCCACCGTCGCCGTGTCCGCCCCGGGCAAGGTCTTCCTGGCAGGCGGGTATCTGGTGCTCGACCAGCAGTACACGGCGTTTGTGTTTGGGCTGGACGCgcgcatcaacatcatcgcgGGCGAGATTCACACGACGCCTGGGGTGCAGCTGACCgagatcgtcgtcgacagCCCGCAGTTCCTCGAGGCGCAGTGGAGGTACGGATACCAcctggccgaggagggcggcgGCATCAAGGTGACTCAATTGCAGGT CGGAGCCAAGATCAACCCCAATCCATTTGTCGAGACAACCCTCAGCTACGCACTCACCTACATTGACCGCGTCGCTGGCCAGCGGCCCACCCACAGCATGACGTCTGCCcgcctcatcatcctcgcgGACAATGACTACTACTCCCACTCGGAGGTCAAGGGCTCCAAGGGTGGCCGCTTCGCCAGGTTCCCCGTGACTCTGGGCGAGGCCAACAAGACGGGCCTGGGCTCGTCGGCCGCCCTCGTCACCTCGCTGACGGCGTCCCTCCTGGCTCACTACCTTCCCCGAGACCTCTTCGACATTGACTCGGACAAGGGCAGGCGGACGCTGCACAACCTGGCGCAGGCGGCTCACTGCGCTGCGCAGGGCAAGGTCGGGTCCGGCTTTGACGTGGCGACGGCCGTCTACGGGTCCTGCAGGTATAGGCGCTTCTCGCCGGCCACACTGAGCAAGATCCCCGAGCCTGGAGCCGCCGGGTTCGCGGATGCGCTGGTGAAGCTGGTCGACGGTGAGTCCGAGTGGGatgtcgagatcctcaaggacGCCGTCATCATGCCCAAGGGCGTAGTGCTGCGCATGTGCGATGTCGACTGCGGAAGCAAGACGGTCGGCATGGTCAAGAAGGTGCTGGCGTGGAAGGCCCAGAACCCGGAGGCTTCCAAGGAGCTCTGGGATGAGCTTCAGCGGAGGAACGAGCAGTTCATCGCGACGCTCAACGCTGGCGATGTCGAGCAGCTGCCAAGCAGAATCGCGGCGGTGAGGGAGCTGATCAGGAAGATGGGCGACGCGAGCGAGGTGCCCATCGAGCCCGAGAGCCAGACGGAGCTCATCGACGGCCTAAGCACCGTCGAGGGCGTCTACGGCGGCGTTGTCCCGGGTGCTGGTGGCTTCGACGCCGTGGCACTACTGATGagggacgacgaggagaccAAGCAACGGGTCGAGGAGTTTCTGAAGCGGTGGGCTCAGGACAAGggcaccaaggtcaagctccTGGCGGTCAAGGGTGAGATGCAAGGTGTCCGATCCGAGAGCCTCGACGTGTACGCAGGCTGGGTCTGA